Proteins from a genomic interval of Pseudoalteromonas sp. MEBiC 03607:
- a CDS encoding DNA-3-methyladenine glycosylase I — protein MEKFNDIYQRAVTRKGSEEMLLALLSDPLDSADIAKMHDDLWLEELTRKVFQSGFYWSVINSKWSGFREVFWDFSVEKLLMMPPDMLEQKASDERIIRNFKKVQTIPENAYMIHEVAEKHGSFSQFVADWPVNNIIGLWAYLKKHGARLGGNTGPYALRAMGKDTFLLSRDVENYLRAHELIDGGLQTKKSLQAAQDFFNELQQQSGFSLQALSQLVAYGVGDNRVGIAAR, from the coding sequence ATGGAAAAGTTTAACGATATCTATCAGCGAGCTGTCACCCGTAAGGGCAGTGAAGAAATGCTGCTTGCACTGCTTTCTGACCCGCTTGATAGCGCTGACATTGCCAAAATGCATGACGACTTATGGTTGGAAGAGTTAACGCGTAAAGTGTTCCAAAGTGGTTTTTACTGGTCTGTTATCAATAGTAAGTGGTCAGGATTTCGAGAGGTATTTTGGGACTTCAGTGTTGAGAAACTATTAATGATGCCACCTGATATGCTCGAGCAAAAAGCCAGTGATGAACGTATTATTCGTAACTTTAAAAAAGTACAAACGATCCCTGAAAATGCCTACATGATCCATGAAGTAGCTGAAAAACATGGCAGTTTCAGCCAATTTGTAGCTGATTGGCCAGTAAATAATATTATCGGTTTGTGGGCTTACTTAAAAAAGCATGGTGCGCGACTAGGTGGGAACACAGGGCCTTATGCATTGCGTGCCATGGGTAAGGATACTTTTTTACTGTCTCGAGACGTAGAAAATTATTTACGTGCTCATGAATTAATTGACGGTGGCTTACAAACTAAAAAGTCATTACAAGCTGCACAAGACTTTTTCAACGAGCTACAACAACAAAGTGGCTTTAGCCTGCAAGCGCTAAGTCAATTAGTTGCCTATGGGGTAGGCGATAACCGCGTTGGCATAGCTGCGCGATAG
- a CDS encoding protein adenylyltransferase SelO family protein: protein MKLQTRYTDISELLAIEDMPTRAADPALLLFNDKLAQSLGINHDPEYLAGQLSGSITDDSVKPIALGYSGHQFGHFSPRLGDGRAHLLGAVKDVEGVLWDIQLKGAGATVFSRGGDGRCAIGPAVREFIMSEAMAALGVATTRCLAVVTTGETVYRQPPRPGAVVTRVAKSHIRVGSFQYLATQGDIEGLEKLVDYALSCHFPEIDTRAEQRYVDFLTAVIDKQIELIISWMRVGFIHGVMNTDNTLVSGETIDYGPCAMMNQFDFDTVFSSIDHQGRYAFGNQPNIANWNCARLAESLLPLFKNEQQALSLLSSAVNSFAEKFNHAFTTMWRRKLGLLDEHDDNQALVTELLTLMQQNNLDYTNTFNALTESLLADFALPDSIKGWAAKWRVRTSAESYDIMRAVNPAVIPRNHNIEMILAEYEKTGCSSMLNGFLSVLSKPYVYDQQFESWYEPPENGDANYQTFCGT, encoded by the coding sequence ATGAAACTGCAAACTAGGTATACCGATATCAGCGAACTATTGGCTATTGAAGATATGCCTACTCGCGCCGCTGATCCCGCATTATTGTTATTCAATGATAAATTAGCTCAGTCGCTTGGTATTAATCATGATCCAGAATACCTAGCAGGACAGTTAAGTGGCTCAATAACTGATGACAGCGTAAAGCCTATTGCTTTAGGTTACTCAGGGCATCAATTTGGTCATTTCTCACCACGTCTGGGGGATGGCAGAGCGCATTTGCTTGGAGCAGTTAAAGACGTTGAAGGAGTACTGTGGGACATACAGCTTAAAGGGGCGGGTGCTACAGTGTTTTCACGTGGTGGTGATGGACGTTGTGCGATTGGGCCGGCGGTTCGTGAGTTTATAATGAGCGAAGCGATGGCTGCATTAGGTGTCGCGACAACTCGCTGCTTAGCTGTTGTTACTACCGGCGAAACGGTGTATCGACAACCACCTCGGCCAGGCGCTGTCGTAACTCGCGTAGCAAAAAGTCATATTCGCGTTGGTTCATTTCAGTATTTAGCAACCCAGGGCGATATTGAAGGCTTAGAAAAGTTAGTTGATTACGCACTCAGTTGTCATTTCCCAGAGATAGATACGCGTGCAGAGCAACGTTATGTAGACTTTTTAACCGCAGTCATAGATAAGCAAATTGAGCTTATCATCAGTTGGATGCGAGTGGGATTCATCCATGGTGTAATGAATACAGACAATACATTAGTGAGTGGTGAAACCATTGATTACGGCCCATGCGCTATGATGAACCAGTTTGACTTTGATACTGTGTTTAGTTCCATAGACCATCAAGGGCGCTATGCATTCGGTAACCAACCAAACATTGCGAATTGGAATTGCGCGCGATTAGCTGAGAGCTTGCTGCCATTATTTAAAAATGAACAGCAAGCTTTGTCGTTATTATCCAGTGCAGTAAATAGTTTTGCTGAAAAGTTTAATCATGCATTTACTACAATGTGGCGACGGAAGTTAGGACTTCTAGATGAACACGACGATAACCAAGCTTTAGTGACTGAGTTACTCACTCTGATGCAGCAAAATAACCTTGATTATACTAATACTTTCAATGCTCTTACGGAGTCATTACTTGCGGATTTTGCATTACCGGATAGTATTAAGGGGTGGGCTGCAAAGTGGCGAGTCAGAACATCAGCTGAAAGTTATGACATCATGCGTGCTGTTAATCCTGCAGTCATTCCACGCAACCATAATATTGAAATGATCTTGGCGGAATATGAAAAAACAGGATGTAGTTCAATGCTGAATGGCTTTTTGTCAGTTTTATCAAAGCCCTACGTTTATGATCAGCAATTCGAATCTTGGTATGAGCCACCTGAAAATGGCGATGCTAATTATCAAACATTTTGTGGTACCTAA
- a CDS encoding OmpA family protein: MKLKSLTIALALAATSSTALAAEKEGFYIGAFGDYYDNSWENVRDYPPGGLNVDDSTGWGLELGYRFSDYWSARLEYADMDFDWTADLANGTSTSGSESGERYGIDALYHLGGGPFYGIFGLKNLSALDENLTFANVGAGYQHYFTDNFAFNAETSLYQGLDRGYTDVGAKLGFSYIFGNQSSSEPVEPAPVVSAPTDSDNDGVMDADDQCANTPMTDAVDSTGCTLYEEKEATITLLVTFPHDVAEVPNKYFSDIADVAAFMKENQDTSVVLEGHASAVGDADYNMKLSEKRAQDVADELIKDGIAADRISTVGYGEERLKNKAYTLEAHAENRRVEAQITSVERVKVLRK; encoded by the coding sequence ATGAAACTAAAATCACTTACTATTGCGTTAGCACTGGCTGCAACGAGTTCTACAGCCCTCGCTGCTGAAAAAGAAGGTTTTTATATTGGCGCATTTGGCGACTATTACGACAATTCTTGGGAAAATGTTCGTGATTATCCGCCAGGTGGATTGAATGTTGATGACTCAACTGGTTGGGGCTTAGAGTTAGGCTATCGTTTCAGTGATTACTGGAGCGCGCGTCTAGAATATGCAGACATGGACTTTGATTGGACTGCAGATTTAGCTAATGGTACTTCAACAAGTGGCTCTGAAAGCGGCGAGCGTTACGGTATTGATGCTTTATATCACTTAGGTGGCGGCCCATTCTATGGTATTTTTGGTCTTAAGAACCTAAGTGCTCTAGATGAAAACTTAACGTTTGCTAACGTTGGTGCCGGTTATCAGCACTACTTTACAGACAATTTCGCATTTAACGCTGAAACGTCTTTATATCAAGGTCTTGATCGTGGTTACACTGATGTTGGCGCTAAATTAGGTTTCAGCTATATTTTCGGTAACCAAAGCTCATCTGAGCCAGTAGAGCCTGCGCCGGTTGTTAGCGCTCCAACTGATAGCGATAATGATGGTGTTATGGATGCTGATGATCAGTGTGCTAACACACCAATGACAGATGCAGTAGATAGCACAGGCTGTACATTATACGAAGAAAAAGAAGCAACTATCACCTTGTTAGTTACTTTCCCGCATGATGTAGCAGAAGTACCAAACAAATACTTCAGCGATATTGCAGATGTGGCTGCGTTTATGAAAGAAAACCAAGACACATCAGTTGTATTAGAAGGCCACGCCTCTGCAGTGGGTGATGCTGACTATAATATGAAGCTTTCAGAAAAGCGCGCACAAGATGTTGCTGATGAACTTATCAAAGACGGTATCGCTGCAGATAGAATTTCGACAGTTGGATACGGTGAAGAGCGTTTGAAAAATAAAGCCTACACACTGGAAGCACATGCTGAAAACCGTCGTGTAGAAGCGCAAATTACAAGTGTTGAACGTGTAAAAGTTCTTCGTAAATAA
- a CDS encoding OmpA family protein encodes MKLKPLTIALALAATSASTIAAEKQGFYIGAFGDYYDNSWENIRDYPPGGLDVDDSTGWGLELGYRFSDYWSARLEYADMDFDWNVTDNDGTTMSGSESGKRYGIDGLYHFGGGPFYGIFGLKNLDAVDEDLMFANVGAGYQHYFTDNFAFNAETSLYQGLDRGYTDVGAKLGFSYIFGDQSEPEPVEPAPAVVPVPVEPVDSDGDSIPDADDQCANTPMTDAVDASGCTLYEDREVTKSLLITFPNNTSKVSQQYLDDIDSAAAFLKEHPGTDVVLEGHTSSVGKADYNKWLSKKRADAVAKKLIEDGIDAMRLTTVGYGEERLKNPANTPEAHAENRRVEAKVKVIERVKVER; translated from the coding sequence ATGAAACTGAAACCACTTACAATTGCTTTAGCGCTTGCTGCAACAAGTGCCTCAACAATCGCAGCCGAGAAACAAGGTTTTTATATTGGTGCGTTTGGTGATTACTACGATAATTCATGGGAGAATATCCGTGATTATCCGCCAGGTGGCCTAGACGTAGACGACTCAACAGGGTGGGGTTTAGAGCTTGGTTATCGCTTTAGCGATTACTGGAGTGCCCGCTTAGAATACGCAGATATGGATTTCGATTGGAACGTGACCGACAACGATGGAACTACAATGAGTGGTTCTGAAAGCGGTAAGCGTTACGGTATCGATGGTTTGTATCACTTTGGCGGTGGCCCATTCTACGGTATTTTCGGTTTGAAAAACCTTGACGCTGTTGATGAAGATTTAATGTTTGCTAACGTGGGTGCCGGTTACCAGCACTACTTTACAGATAACTTTGCATTTAACGCAGAAACTTCTTTATACCAAGGTCTTGACCGTGGCTACACTGATGTTGGTGCTAAATTAGGTTTCAGCTATATCTTTGGTGATCAAAGCGAACCAGAGCCAGTTGAGCCAGCACCTGCAGTTGTACCTGTTCCGGTTGAGCCAGTTGATAGCGATGGCGACAGCATTCCTGATGCAGATGACCAATGCGCTAATACTCCTATGACAGATGCTGTAGATGCTTCTGGTTGTACATTATACGAAGACCGTGAAGTAACGAAGAGCTTACTAATCACATTCCCTAACAATACATCTAAAGTTTCACAACAATATTTAGATGATATTGACAGTGCAGCTGCATTCTTAAAAGAGCATCCAGGCACTGATGTTGTATTAGAAGGTCACACTTCATCTGTTGGTAAAGCAGATTACAATAAGTGGTTATCGAAAAAACGTGCTGATGCAGTCGCTAAGAAGCTTATTGAAGATGGTATTGATGCGATGCGCCTAACTACAGTTGGTTATGGTGAAGAGCGTCTTAAAAATCCAGCTAACACGCCGGAAGCACATGCAGAAAACCGTCGTGTAGAAGCAAAAGTTAAAGTTATTGAACGTGTTAAAGTAGAGCGTTAA
- the acnB gene encoding bifunctional aconitate hydratase 2/2-methylisocitrate dehydratase: MLQEYRKHVEERAALGIVPAPLDAQQTADLIELIKNPPAGEEEFIVDLLVNRVPPGVDDAAYIKAGFLAAVAKGEASSPLVSKEKAAELLGTMLGGYNIAPMIELLDDEALAPIVVKGLSNTLLMFDAFYDVEEKAKAGNEFAKQVIESWANAEWFVNKPAVAEKISVTVFKVTGETNTDDLSPAPDAWSRPDIPLHALAMLKNERDGINPDKPGEVGPISQLEELKTKGLPLAYVGDVVGTGSSRKSATNSVLWFMGDDIPHVPNKRVGGVCLGGKIAPIFFNTMEDSGALPIELPVDELNMGDQIDIFPYEGVVKRHGTDEVISTFSLKSDVILDEVRAGGRIPLIIGRGLTDKARASLGMEAEDIFRKPALVTDSGKGFTLAQKMVGKACNMPGVRPGQYCEPKMTTVGSQDTTGPMTRDELKDLACLGFSADLTMQSFCHTSAYPKPIDVNTHHTLPDFIMNRGGVSLRPGDGVIHSWLNRMLLPDTVGTGGDSHTRFPLGISFPAGSGAVAFAAATGVMPLDMPESILVRFKGEMQPGITLRDLVHAIPYYGIKEGLLTVEKKGKINEFSGRVLEIEGVEHLTVEQAFELSDASAERSAAGCTVKLSKESIAEYLESNIVMLKWMISEGYGDVRTIERRITAMQEWLANPELMEADADAEYKHVLEIDLADIKEPILCAPNDPDDARLLSDVTGEKIDEVFIGSCMTNIGHFRAAGKLLDGFSGRIPTQLWVAPPTKMDKDQLTDEGYYGIFGRVGARIETPGCSLCMGNQARVADKATVVSTSTRNFPNRLGTGANVFLASAELAAVAAILGKLPTPAEYQEYADKINATAADTYRYLNFHRMPQYTKKADQVIVQQAV; this comes from the coding sequence GTGCTACAAGAATATCGTAAACACGTAGAAGAACGTGCCGCGTTAGGTATCGTACCAGCGCCACTAGATGCTCAGCAAACGGCTGATCTTATTGAACTAATCAAAAATCCACCGGCAGGTGAAGAAGAATTTATCGTAGACCTTCTTGTTAACCGCGTACCACCAGGTGTTGATGATGCTGCTTACATTAAAGCAGGTTTCTTAGCTGCAGTTGCAAAAGGCGAAGCGAGCTCACCACTTGTATCAAAAGAAAAAGCAGCTGAGCTACTTGGTACTATGTTAGGTGGTTACAACATCGCACCTATGATCGAACTTCTAGACGACGAAGCGTTAGCACCAATCGTTGTTAAAGGTTTATCAAACACATTATTAATGTTCGATGCTTTCTACGATGTAGAAGAAAAAGCGAAAGCAGGTAACGAATTTGCTAAGCAAGTAATCGAATCTTGGGCAAATGCAGAATGGTTTGTAAACAAGCCTGCAGTTGCTGAAAAAATCTCAGTTACCGTATTCAAAGTAACGGGCGAAACAAACACAGATGACCTTTCACCTGCTCCAGATGCATGGTCACGTCCTGATATCCCACTACACGCTTTAGCAATGCTGAAGAACGAACGTGATGGTATCAACCCTGACAAACCAGGTGAAGTTGGTCCAATTTCACAACTAGAAGAGCTTAAAACTAAAGGTTTACCTCTTGCATACGTTGGTGATGTAGTTGGTACGGGTTCTTCTCGTAAATCTGCAACTAACTCTGTACTTTGGTTCATGGGTGATGATATTCCTCACGTACCAAACAAACGCGTTGGTGGTGTATGTTTAGGTGGTAAAATCGCGCCTATCTTCTTCAACACAATGGAAGACTCTGGTGCATTACCAATCGAACTACCTGTTGATGAGCTAAACATGGGTGACCAAATCGATATCTTCCCATACGAAGGTGTTGTTAAGCGTCACGGCACAGATGAAGTAATATCAACTTTCTCTCTTAAATCAGACGTAATTCTTGATGAAGTGCGTGCTGGCGGTCGTATTCCACTGATCATCGGTCGTGGTTTAACTGATAAAGCACGTGCATCACTAGGTATGGAAGCTGAAGATATCTTCCGCAAACCTGCCCTTGTAACTGATTCTGGTAAAGGCTTCACATTAGCTCAGAAGATGGTTGGTAAAGCATGTAACATGCCTGGCGTACGTCCTGGTCAATACTGTGAGCCGAAAATGACAACGGTTGGTTCGCAAGATACAACAGGTCCTATGACGCGTGACGAACTTAAAGATCTAGCGTGTTTAGGTTTCTCTGCAGATTTAACAATGCAGTCTTTCTGTCATACATCAGCTTATCCTAAGCCAATCGACGTTAACACTCACCACACACTTCCTGATTTCATCATGAACCGTGGCGGTGTATCACTACGTCCAGGTGACGGTGTAATCCACTCATGGTTAAACCGTATGTTATTACCAGATACAGTAGGTACTGGTGGTGACTCGCATACTCGTTTCCCTCTAGGTATTTCATTCCCAGCGGGTTCTGGTGCAGTAGCATTCGCAGCAGCAACAGGTGTAATGCCACTTGATATGCCTGAGTCAATCTTAGTACGTTTTAAAGGCGAAATGCAGCCAGGTATCACATTACGTGACCTAGTACATGCTATCCCTTATTACGGTATCAAAGAAGGTCTTCTAACAGTTGAGAAGAAAGGTAAGATCAACGAATTCTCTGGTCGTGTACTAGAAATCGAAGGTGTTGAGCACCTAACTGTTGAGCAAGCTTTCGAACTTTCTGATGCATCAGCTGAGCGTTCAGCTGCAGGTTGTACAGTTAAACTTTCTAAAGAGTCTATCGCTGAATACCTAGAGTCAAACATTGTAATGCTTAAGTGGATGATCTCTGAAGGTTACGGTGATGTGCGTACTATTGAGCGTCGTATCACAGCAATGCAAGAGTGGTTAGCTAACCCTGAGCTGATGGAAGCTGATGCTGATGCAGAGTACAAACACGTACTTGAAATCGACCTAGCTGATATCAAAGAGCCAATCCTTTGTGCTCCAAATGACCCTGATGATGCACGTCTTCTTTCAGACGTAACGGGCGAGAAAATCGATGAAGTATTCATCGGTTCTTGTATGACTAACATCGGTCACTTCCGTGCTGCAGGTAAACTACTAGATGGTTTCAGTGGCCGTATCCCAACTCAACTTTGGGTTGCACCACCAACTAAAATGGATAAAGACCAACTTACTGACGAAGGTTACTATGGTATCTTTGGTCGTGTAGGTGCGCGTATCGAAACTCCAGGGTGTTCACTATGTATGGGTAACCAAGCACGAGTTGCTGATAAAGCAACGGTTGTGTCTACCTCTACGCGTAACTTCCCTAACCGTCTAGGGACTGGCGCAAACGTATTCTTAGCATCAGCAGAGCTTGCAGCAGTAGCGGCAATCTTAGGTAAACTACCTACACCTGCTGAGTACCAAGAGTATGCAGATAAGATCAATGCAACTGCAGCTGATACATATCGTTACCTGAACTTCCACCGTATGCCTCAATACACTAAAAAGGCAGACCAAGTAATCGTTCAGCAAGCCGTTTAA
- a CDS encoding 2OG-Fe dioxygenase family protein gives MTKLNNQNLLQLRFVSQAHIDAVKPSFANLPANPYADGQFRKRRYSVIKVVGGELKLQPTKAFVQDDSINTFQGNVERTYENLEDSLLATDGMKQIVNQFRDMTGISDDRDIEIHQFRMLAIDSDTPAAPEGVHQDGFDHVCVCGVSHENLEGGELLVYEHQQAEPCFKMEIKDGMFALINDREVWHNATPMNKLDASKEGYLDCFVLTA, from the coding sequence ATGACAAAATTAAACAACCAGAATCTATTGCAACTTCGTTTTGTAAGCCAAGCTCATATTGACGCAGTAAAGCCTTCTTTTGCTAACCTACCTGCGAATCCGTACGCCGATGGTCAATTTCGTAAGCGTCGCTATTCAGTAATCAAAGTCGTTGGTGGTGAATTAAAGCTACAACCAACTAAAGCATTTGTGCAGGATGACTCAATCAATACCTTCCAAGGTAATGTTGAGCGTACTTATGAAAATTTAGAAGATAGCTTATTAGCCACTGATGGCATGAAGCAAATCGTTAATCAGTTCCGCGATATGACGGGGATCAGCGATGATCGCGATATTGAAATTCACCAATTTAGAATGCTTGCGATTGACAGCGATACACCCGCTGCGCCTGAAGGTGTTCACCAAGATGGTTTTGATCACGTATGTGTATGTGGTGTATCACACGAAAACCTTGAAGGTGGTGAGCTACTTGTTTATGAACATCAGCAAGCAGAGCCTTGTTTCAAAATGGAAATTAAAGACGGCATGTTCGCGCTTATTAATGACCGTGAAGTATGGCACAACGCAACACCAATGAATAAATTAGACGCAAGCAAAGAAGGTTACCTTGATTGCTTCGTACTAACTGCGTAA
- a CDS encoding cysteine desulfurase-like protein, which produces MNLTQLRRQFPALMQQVAGQSPIFLDGPGGSQVPQSVLSAMTAYLGYYNSNLGGAFFSSDKTVELMASARQAAADLLNAPSKEQIVFGANMTSLTFSFSRAISRDWTAGDEIIVTNADHYSNVSSWQQAAEDKGATVKTALINEADCSLDMAHFESLLSSKTKLVAVTYASNTTGSINDIKRIVELAHAVGALVYVDAVHYAPHELVDVQALDCDFLACSAYKFFGPHLGIVYGKREHLEGFTPYKVEPAKDVAPGRWETGTQSFEALAGLIAAVDYIAAISELDDSHSRREKLAAAFAITKQHEMALSKHFLTRLADYPSIKLFGINDLERVANRTPTFALTFEGVEPRVVSEFLGKQHICVWDGNFYAQGLCKQLGVLETGGVVRIGCMHYNTIEELDKVFDLFDQLLKN; this is translated from the coding sequence ATGAACTTAACGCAATTACGTCGTCAATTTCCTGCACTTATGCAACAAGTTGCTGGTCAGTCACCGATTTTCCTTGATGGCCCGGGTGGCTCGCAAGTGCCACAGTCAGTTTTAAGTGCCATGACTGCTTATTTGGGTTACTACAACTCGAACTTAGGTGGTGCATTTTTCTCAAGTGATAAAACGGTTGAGTTAATGGCTAGCGCTCGCCAAGCAGCAGCCGATTTATTAAATGCCCCATCTAAAGAGCAAATCGTGTTTGGTGCAAACATGACAAGCTTAACGTTCAGCTTCAGTCGTGCCATCTCGCGTGATTGGACTGCTGGTGATGAGATTATTGTCACAAATGCTGATCACTACTCAAATGTTTCATCTTGGCAGCAAGCTGCTGAAGATAAGGGCGCAACAGTAAAAACGGCTCTTATCAATGAAGCTGATTGCAGCTTAGATATGGCACACTTTGAAAGCCTTTTATCAAGCAAAACAAAACTTGTAGCAGTGACGTATGCATCAAATACTACTGGTTCAATTAATGACATTAAACGCATTGTTGAGCTTGCTCATGCAGTTGGTGCGCTAGTTTATGTTGATGCCGTTCATTACGCACCTCATGAGCTGGTAGATGTACAGGCACTTGATTGCGACTTTTTAGCGTGCTCAGCATACAAGTTCTTTGGCCCTCATCTTGGTATTGTATATGGCAAACGTGAGCACCTTGAAGGTTTCACACCATACAAAGTTGAGCCTGCAAAAGATGTTGCCCCAGGTCGCTGGGAAACGGGTACGCAAAGCTTTGAAGCGCTAGCTGGTCTCATTGCTGCTGTTGATTACATTGCTGCAATTAGTGAGCTTGATGACAGTCATTCACGCCGAGAAAAACTGGCAGCTGCCTTTGCTATCACTAAACAGCACGAAATGGCATTAAGTAAGCATTTCTTAACGCGTTTAGCAGATTACCCGAGCATTAAGCTGTTTGGTATTAATGATCTAGAGCGTGTTGCTAATCGCACACCGACTTTTGCTTTAACTTTTGAAGGCGTCGAGCCGCGTGTTGTTTCTGAGTTTTTAGGGAAGCAACATATTTGTGTGTGGGATGGTAACTTCTACGCGCAAGGCTTATGTAAGCAACTCGGTGTATTAGAGACAGGCGGCGTAGTTCGCATTGGCTGTATGCATTACAACACAATCGAAGAGCTTGATAAGGTTTTTGATTTATTTGATCAATTACTAAAAAATTAA
- a CDS encoding 2OG-Fe(II) oxygenase gives MTDFIRVYENALSKEFCDNFITVFEQSPHLKQGITSGGVDLAKKDSRDLYLNNHPEYVEQLKHIQQTTASHIFKYLEEHIFMMIGAFGLKVYHPKTGQPVDLTQDNFEEVGKPQLPLLVQQIFRLGPIQAQKYDINKGGYPYWHSEVYPQHGHNEALHRVLLFMFYLNDVEEGGETEFYYQQRKISPKQGSMVVAPGYFTHTHRGNKPISNDKYILTSWVLFNRAEQIYGQPQS, from the coding sequence ATGACGGACTTTATTCGCGTATACGAAAACGCCCTCAGCAAAGAATTTTGCGACAACTTTATCACGGTATTTGAACAAAGCCCGCATTTAAAACAAGGCATTACCTCTGGCGGCGTGGATTTAGCAAAAAAAGACAGCCGCGATTTATATCTTAACAATCATCCAGAGTACGTTGAGCAACTTAAGCATATTCAGCAAACAACCGCCAGCCACATCTTTAAATACCTTGAAGAGCATATTTTCATGATGATAGGTGCATTTGGTTTAAAGGTATATCATCCGAAAACAGGTCAGCCAGTTGATCTTACACAAGATAATTTTGAAGAAGTTGGCAAACCACAATTGCCATTACTCGTGCAGCAAATTTTCCGCCTTGGGCCTATTCAAGCACAAAAATACGATATCAATAAAGGAGGCTACCCGTATTGGCATAGCGAGGTATACCCACAACACGGTCATAACGAAGCCTTGCATCGCGTACTGTTATTTATGTTCTATTTAAATGATGTCGAAGAAGGTGGTGAAACTGAGTTTTACTATCAACAGCGTAAAATATCACCGAAGCAGGGTTCTATGGTCGTAGCACCGGGTTACTTTACCCATACGCACCGAGGTAATAAGCCCATTTCAAATGATAAGTATATTTTAACGTCGTGGGTTCTATTTAACCGTGCAGAGCAAATCTATGGGCAACCACAATCCTAG
- a CDS encoding thioesterase family protein, translating to MFTETITPRFSETDVLGHINNTVLPVWFEAARAPIFRFFTPDLNPYEWKLIIAKVEVSFVGELFYGHDVTVKTSVEHIGSSSFVLRQEAWQQDNCCAVGKTVLVRYDFANKCSQKLNEQERADLTAHLIAEE from the coding sequence ATGTTTACTGAGACTATCACACCTCGTTTTAGCGAAACTGATGTGCTAGGGCATATCAACAATACCGTACTCCCTGTATGGTTTGAAGCCGCCCGAGCGCCTATTTTCAGGTTTTTTACCCCCGATCTAAACCCTTATGAGTGGAAATTGATCATTGCTAAGGTTGAGGTAAGCTTTGTCGGTGAGTTGTTTTATGGCCACGATGTAACCGTTAAAACCAGTGTAGAGCACATCGGCTCTAGCTCATTTGTGCTTCGCCAAGAAGCATGGCAACAAGATAACTGCTGCGCCGTTGGTAAAACTGTACTCGTGCGTTACGACTTTGCAAACAAATGCTCGCAAAAACTTAATGAGCAGGAAAGGGCTGACCTTACAGCGCATTTAATCGCTGAGGAATAA
- a CDS encoding aminodeoxychorismate/anthranilate synthase component II: protein MLLMIDNYDSFTYNLVQYFQRLDQDVLVKRNDEISIAEIKQLNPEHIVLSPGPCSPNEAGISLQVVEQLKGQLPILGICLGHQTIAQALGADVIRAKQVMHGKTSLVKHSNQGVFNGLANPLTVCRYHSLVVDKQSLPSDFTITAWTEQNSDFDEIMGIMHNDLALEGVQFHPEAILTQQGLELLANFLTRF from the coding sequence ATGCTGTTAATGATCGACAATTATGATTCGTTTACCTACAACTTAGTGCAGTATTTTCAGCGCTTAGATCAAGATGTATTGGTAAAACGTAATGACGAGATCAGCATTGCAGAGATCAAACAGCTCAATCCTGAACATATTGTTCTTTCACCCGGCCCATGTTCACCCAACGAAGCGGGTATTTCTTTGCAAGTGGTTGAACAACTAAAAGGCCAGTTGCCAATTCTTGGTATTTGCTTAGGTCACCAAACTATTGCTCAGGCTCTAGGTGCTGATGTTATTCGTGCAAAGCAAGTGATGCATGGTAAAACCTCGTTAGTTAAGCATAGCAATCAAGGTGTGTTTAACGGTTTGGCAAATCCACTGACGGTATGCCGCTACCATTCTTTAGTGGTGGATAAACAAAGCCTGCCTAGTGACTTCACTATTACTGCATGGACAGAACAAAATTCTGATTTTGATGAAATTATGGGGATCATGCATAATGATTTAGCACTTGAAGGAGTGCAATTTCACCCCGAAGCAATTTTGACTCAGCAGGGACTTGAATTACTTGCTAACTTTTTAACTCGCTTCTAA